The following DNA comes from Deltaproteobacteria bacterium.
AAGAACGAGGAAAACCCACCCCAGAATGCTGTAAAAATACTGATATTAGATTCCATTAAAGTATTTCCTCAACCCACTTTGATAATTTTTCTGCCTCCAGAATCCTGCCGTAGAATGCGGATTTTATCCTGCCGTCTCTTGTTATAAAAAATGTTGTTGGAGGCGCATTAACACCGTAAGTCATAGCGATTTTATCACCTTTATCAAACCCAGTTTGAAAAGGGAATTCTTGTTTATCAAGAAACTTCTTAAACTTTCTCTCCTTGTCCTGAATCCCTATCATCAAAAACTCCACGCCTTGCGGATGATATTTATTATATACCTCTTTAAACACAGGCGCACTCTCATTTGAGCAAGGACACCAAGAAGACATAAATGTAATGACAATGGGTTTATCCTTAAATGTATCCAGAGTGGCAGTGCCGCTGTTTGTAAGATTAAGGGTAAATGGAAAGGCAGGCTCGCCGA
Coding sequences within:
- a CDS encoding TlpA family protein disulfide reductase, with amino-acid sequence MNNRYRTISSAAIATILLSFALSGCNPPPGTRGTHPNVKIGEPAFPFTLNLTNSGTATLDTFKDKPIVITFMSSWCPCSNESAPVFKEVYNKYHPQGVEFLMIGIQDKERKFKKFLDKQEFPFQTGFDKGDKIAMTYGVNAPPTTFFITRDGRIKSAFYGRILEAEKLSKWVEEIL